In the Virgibacillus doumboii genome, TGTTTACGACAATATTTGATTGCCTTGCCCAACGCACTTTTGGGTAGTACGCGTGGTGTCTGTTCTTGAAGCCATGCCAAAAAAGCCTGCATTACAGGTTGGCTGCGTTCCAGACGCTGTTCATAGCGTTCTTTTGGACTTTCGTCTTTTAATTTACGTTCAATATCATAAAGCTGATTACAGAAGGCCAAGCCTTCTTTCGCTTTCACAGTCGTAGTGGCTGCGGATTCAGGAAGTGCCTGGAGTGCTTCCGTGAATTTGCGACGTGCATGCGCCCAGCAACCAACTAGGACAACACCAGGCAGTCCATTGTAGCCTGGGTAGCCGTCTACATGCAGGTATCCCTGGAATCCGTCCAGAAATCGGCGCGGATGTTTGGCAGCCCGGGTTTGTTGATAATCATACAGGACGATGGGGACATCGGTATGCCCGGAGCGATACAGCCACATATAGGATTTTGATGTTGCAGGCCGTTCCGGCTCGGATAAAACTTGTAATGTCGTCTCATCCGCGTGGGCCATGTCCAGTTCCAATAACCGGGCATGCATTTCTTTATAAATCAGCTCAAGCCAAGTATTGGCGCCGTACGTTATCCAATTAGCCAGAGTCTGACGTGGTATGGATATACCGAAGCGTTCCAAATGTTTCTCTTGCCGATACAGTGGCATGCCTTCCACATATTTTTGGGTCATGGTGTAGGCCATTGCGGAAGGAGAAGCCAAGCTGCCTGGAAATACAGGCTCTGGCATTTTCGCTGTCACTATAGGTGTTTCAATTTCATAGCGTTCACAGTGGCGACAGCTGTATACGTGGCGCACGTGCTCCACGACTTTCACTTGTGCAGGAATAACCTTTAATTCTTTGCGCACTTCCGTGCTC is a window encoding:
- the tnpC gene encoding IS66 family transposase, translating into AELKWYQEQFRLSQQRRFGSSSEKTDSNQLSLFNEAETTADSTIEEPTVETITYKRKKQRGQREQKLENLPTETIEYRLSDEEQVCSCCGGALHDMSTEVRKELKVIPAQVKVVEHVRHVYSCRHCERYEIETPIVTAKMPEPVFPGSLASPSAMAYTMTQKYVEGMPLYRQEKHLERFGISIPRQTLANWITYGANTWLELIYKEMHARLLELDMAHADETTLQVLSEPERPATSKSYMWLYRSGHTDVPIVLYDYQQTRAAKHPRRFLDGFQGYLHVDGYPGYNGLPGVVLVGCWAHARRKFTEALQALPESAATTTVKAKEGLAFCNQLYDIERKLKDESPKERYEQRLERSQPVMQAFLAWLQEQTPRVLPKSALGKAIKYCRKQWEHLEAFLEDGRLEIDNNRAERSIKPFVLGRKNWLFSNTAKGARSSAIIYSIVETAKENGLNPFNYLSYLFEELPNMDTTDKEQLAQYLPWSATLPQECRVPNKSK